From one Streptomyces sp. N50 genomic stretch:
- a CDS encoding MFS transporter, producing the protein MPSASAPSDTRGPGADAPGAGARGSFARLYRRDLAAYPATGRRMSYLAIVVVTTVVLYYMLYIQYAVATSIITHFDMTYRYFVWVSVVGNAVGAFASLVAGLADRWGRANLVVYGLLVAALLVFFGLPNAGDKTTYLVLFAVVSFIEGIVLVATPALIRDFSPQLGRATAMGYWTMGPVIGSLVVTSVTSSTLSSSTWEDEVRYSGAAGLIVFVVALFALRELAPGLRDQIMVSLRDRALVEARAKGLDTEAVRRGEWRQMLRLDILGSAFAIAVFLLLYYAAVGNFVVYFSTTFGYSEQRTNGLANWYWAANALALIVAGLLSDRLLVRKPFMIVGGIGAIVATAVFASLATHATTDYYTFAWLFVAIGVFSGVAYAPWMASFTETVEKRNPAATAAGLAVWGWTVRIVVAVSAAFIPVLVTSVTPLVEHGAEVAAATKQAAPALAIVDAHPQLFAELGKYTPTTTPPALAAQAVKEVGPADLAVVQKAQPQLKVLKEYGPKVQKAAKDGPGEWRTWWWICVGGQVLFLPFVFVMAGRWSPKKAREDAQAHQDAVDRELAALAGSEA; encoded by the coding sequence ATGCCCTCCGCCTCCGCACCATCCGACACACGAGGCCCGGGTGCCGACGCCCCCGGCGCCGGTGCTCGCGGCTCGTTCGCCCGGCTCTACCGCCGAGACCTGGCGGCGTATCCGGCCACCGGACGGCGCATGTCGTATCTGGCGATCGTGGTGGTCACGACCGTCGTGCTCTACTACATGCTCTACATCCAGTACGCGGTGGCGACGTCGATCATCACGCACTTCGACATGACCTACCGCTACTTCGTGTGGGTCTCGGTCGTCGGCAACGCGGTCGGCGCCTTCGCCTCCCTCGTGGCCGGCCTCGCGGACCGGTGGGGGCGCGCGAACCTCGTCGTCTACGGCCTGCTCGTCGCCGCGCTCCTCGTCTTCTTCGGGCTGCCCAACGCCGGTGACAAGACGACGTACTTGGTGCTGTTCGCGGTCGTGAGCTTCATCGAGGGCATCGTGCTGGTCGCGACCCCGGCGCTGATACGGGACTTCTCACCGCAGCTCGGCCGGGCCACCGCGATGGGCTACTGGACGATGGGCCCGGTCATCGGCAGCCTGGTCGTCACCTCGGTGACCAGCAGCACGCTCTCCTCCTCCACCTGGGAGGACGAGGTGCGCTATTCCGGGGCCGCCGGGCTCATCGTGTTCGTCGTCGCCCTGTTCGCCCTGCGCGAGCTGGCGCCGGGCCTGCGCGACCAGATCATGGTGAGCCTGCGCGACCGGGCCCTGGTCGAGGCCCGCGCCAAGGGACTCGACACGGAGGCGGTACGGCGCGGGGAGTGGCGGCAGATGCTGCGCCTGGACATCCTCGGCTCCGCCTTCGCGATCGCGGTCTTCCTGCTCCTGTACTACGCGGCGGTCGGCAACTTCGTCGTCTACTTCTCGACCACCTTCGGCTACAGCGAGCAGCGCACCAACGGCCTCGCCAACTGGTACTGGGCCGCGAACGCCCTCGCGCTGATCGTGGCCGGACTGCTCTCGGACCGGCTGCTGGTGCGCAAGCCGTTCATGATCGTCGGTGGCATCGGCGCGATCGTGGCCACGGCGGTCTTCGCCTCGCTGGCCACCCACGCGACGACCGACTACTACACCTTCGCCTGGCTGTTCGTCGCGATCGGTGTGTTCAGCGGGGTCGCCTACGCACCGTGGATGGCGAGCTTCACCGAGACGGTGGAGAAGCGGAACCCGGCCGCGACCGCCGCGGGGCTCGCGGTCTGGGGCTGGACGGTACGGATCGTGGTCGCCGTGTCGGCGGCCTTCATCCCGGTGCTGGTCACCTCGGTCACCCCGCTCGTCGAGCACGGCGCCGAGGTGGCGGCCGCGACGAAGCAGGCCGCTCCGGCCCTCGCCATCGTCGACGCCCATCCCCAACTCTTCGCCGAGCTGGGCAAGTACACGCCGACGACGACGCCTCCCGCTCTGGCGGCCCAGGCGGTCAAGGAAGTCGGCCCCGCCGACCTGGCCGTCGTACAGAAGGCGCAGCCGCAGCTCAAGGTGCTCAAGGAGTACGGGCCGAAGGTGCAGAAGGCCGCGAAGGACGGTCCCGGGGAGTGGCGCACCTGGTGGTGGATCTGCGTGGGCGGGCAAGTCCTGTTCCTGCCCTTCGTGTTCGTGATGGCCGGCCGCTGGAGTCCGAAGAAGGCCCGCGAGGACGCCCAGGCCCATCAGGACGCCGTCGACCGCGAACTGGCCGCGCTGGCCGGGAGCGAGGCCTGA
- a CDS encoding carbohydrate binding domain-containing protein has translation MRLARFAATVSALALAATGVTIALAPTSSAAASSVYSVAPYVDMSNSQEGLLDTAITGHKLKAYTAAFVLGVGCNQIWGDTLPIGNDSYTDPLIAKAKSEGASVIVSSGGASGEPLAWTCSTQSSIDAGYQAIINDYGVTQLDFDIEGAAIADTAAAARQMQAMKDLKASNPNLQFSMTLPVLTSGLTGDGVNILKAAKNAGIKIDVVNIMAMDYYAGTGTEMGQGAVSAARATLAQMQSVDSGYTYANLGITPMIGKNDDGSTFTLADAQTVESFAAQNSVGRLAFWAITRDQACGGSANSLPTCSEISQNSLAFTDAFVPYEGSSGGGGGTTSDFSVSLSPGSASVTQGGSATAAVSTAVTSGSAESVSLAASGAPSGVSISFSPTSVTSGGSSTLTATVGSSVAAGTYPITVTGTAATGSHSATYTLTVTTTGGGGGGGGSLTNAGFETGSLSPWTCTGGSAVVSTPVHSGSHSLQVTPSASSTGECDQNVALSPNTSYTLTSWVQGPYAYIGVTGGASASTWSNSSTWNQLKVTFTTGSSGAVTVFVHGWYGQSAVTADDFTLG, from the coding sequence ATGCGCCTGGCAAGATTCGCGGCCACCGTGTCCGCCCTCGCGCTCGCGGCGACCGGCGTCACCATCGCCCTGGCCCCCACGAGCAGCGCGGCGGCAAGCAGCGTCTACTCCGTGGCCCCCTACGTGGACATGTCGAACAGTCAGGAAGGACTGCTCGACACCGCCATCACCGGACACAAGCTCAAGGCCTACACCGCCGCCTTCGTACTCGGCGTGGGCTGCAACCAGATCTGGGGCGACACGCTCCCGATCGGCAACGACTCCTACACCGACCCCTTGATCGCCAAGGCCAAGTCCGAAGGCGCGTCGGTCATCGTCTCCTCCGGAGGAGCCAGCGGCGAACCGCTCGCCTGGACCTGCTCCACCCAGAGCAGCATCGACGCCGGCTACCAGGCCATCATCAACGACTACGGCGTCACCCAGCTCGACTTCGACATCGAGGGCGCCGCCATCGCGGACACCGCGGCCGCGGCCCGCCAGATGCAGGCGATGAAGGACCTCAAGGCGTCCAACCCCAACCTCCAGTTCTCCATGACCCTGCCCGTGCTGACGAGCGGACTGACCGGCGACGGCGTCAACATCCTCAAGGCCGCCAAGAACGCGGGCATCAAGATCGACGTGGTCAACATCATGGCCATGGACTACTACGCCGGCACCGGCACCGAGATGGGCCAGGGCGCGGTCTCCGCGGCCAGGGCCACGCTGGCGCAGATGCAGTCCGTCGACTCCGGTTACACCTACGCCAACCTCGGCATCACCCCGATGATCGGCAAGAACGACGACGGTTCCACCTTCACCCTGGCCGATGCCCAGACCGTGGAGAGCTTCGCCGCGCAGAACAGTGTCGGGCGGCTGGCGTTCTGGGCCATCACCCGCGACCAGGCGTGCGGTGGAAGCGCCAACTCCCTTCCCACCTGCAGCGAGATCAGCCAGAACAGCCTGGCCTTCACCGACGCGTTCGTGCCCTACGAGGGCAGTTCGGGCGGCGGCGGAGGCACCACCAGCGACTTCTCCGTGTCCCTGTCCCCGGGTTCGGCCTCGGTCACCCAGGGCGGTTCGGCAACTGCCGCCGTTTCCACGGCAGTCACGTCCGGCAGCGCCGAATCCGTCAGCCTCGCCGCCTCCGGCGCACCGTCCGGCGTCAGCATCTCCTTCAGCCCCACCTCCGTGACCTCCGGCGGCAGTTCGACACTGACGGCGACGGTCGGCTCCTCGGTGGCGGCGGGCACGTACCCGATCACCGTCACCGGTACGGCCGCGACGGGCAGTCACAGTGCGACGTACACCCTCACGGTCACGACCACGGGAGGCGGTGGCGGAGGCGGCGGGTCGCTGACCAACGCGGGCTTCGAGACCGGCAGTTTGAGCCCGTGGACCTGCACGGGCGGCAGCGCGGTGGTCTCCACCCCGGTGCACAGCGGCAGCCACAGCCTCCAGGTGACCCCGAGCGCGAGCAGCACCGGCGAGTGCGACCAGAACGTCGCCCTGTCCCCCAACACCAGCTACACGCTGACCTCTTGGGTCCAGGGGCCGTACGCCTACATCGGAGTCACCGGCGGCGCCTCCGCGAGCACCTGGTCGAACAGCTCCACCTGGAACCAGCTCAAGGTCACCTTCACCACCGGGAGCAGCGGAGCGGTCACGGTCTTCGTCCACGGCTGGTACGGCCAATCGGCCGTCACCGCCGACGACTTCACCCTCGGCTGA